The DNA sequence TTGAGGTTATAAAAAATGATAAAAATACTTTAGCTATATTCTTAGTTGGATCAAGTAAAAATATTGAAAACATGAAAGTAAAAAATATTAATGACATTGACATATTTGTAATTTGCAATCAAGAAAATAATCAAATAAGATATATAAAAAAAATAAAAAATATAGAGTTTGATATTAATAAATTTTCTATAGATTATACAAAACATATGATAGAAAATGGCGAATATTTTTTTATAAATGAAATGAAAGATGCAAAAGTTATATATGATAAAAGTAATTTATCGAGTGAACTTATAAACTCATCAATTATTAAGTATAATGAAGGTCCAAAAAAAATATCTGAAGAAGAAATAGATATTATGGCAAACATTTTATATGGCAATATATCTAGCTTAGAAGAAAAAGATAGTTTTGAAAATTATGAATATGAGTTTTTGACTAATACATATCTAAAAGATATAATAAAGGGATACTTTATAAAAAATAGAAAATGGATACTAAAAGATAAAAAAATATTTAAATATTTAAGAGAAAATGAAAAAGACTTATTTAAATTAGTGACTAAGGTATATGAAAAACATGATTATAGAGACTTAAAAAATGTATACGAGTATGTATTTTCTAATAAATAAAAATATTAGTTGAAAAAATTAAGGGGGTTAACCATATGTATAGTGTAGATAAAAGTAAAATTGAAAATGCGATAAGAGATATCCTAGAAGCAATAGGTGAAGATCCAAATAGAGAAGGCCTTTTAGATACTCCTAGTAGGGTTGCTAAGATGTATGAAGAAATTTTTTCGGGAATACATAAGGATCCAAGAGAACATTTAAAAATTCTTTTTCAATCTGAGGAACATGAAGAACTAGTTTTAGTAAAAGATATACCTTTTTATTCATGCTGTGAGCATCATTTAGTTCCGTTTTTTGGTAAAGCTCATATTGCATATTTACCTAAGGATGGTAGATTAACTGGGCTGTCTAAACTTGCTAGGGTTATAGAAGATTTAGCTAAAAGACCACAATTACAAGAGAGAATAACAAAGGAAACTGCAGATATTATAATGCAGGAATTAAAACCGTATGGAGTAATAGTGGTTTTAGAAGCTGAACATATGTGTATGACTATGAGAGGTGTAAAAAAGCCTGGATCAAAGACTATAACTTCTGCAGTAAGAGGAATATTTGAAAAAGATATAGCCGCTAGAGCTGAAGCGATGAGTTTAATAAATATGAGATAGGAGAGATTACATGTTTGACTATGGCAAAAAAACTTATTTAATGGGAATTTTAAACGTTACTCCAGATAGTTTTTCAGATGGAGGGAGTTACACGAGTTTAGAAAGAGCATTAAATCATGCAAAAGAAATGATAAATGAAGGTGCGGATATAATTGATATTGGAGGAGAATCAACAAGACCAGGGCATGAAGCGGTTGATGAAGATGAAGAACTAAGAAGAGTTATACCTGTTTTAAAAGCGTTAAAAGAAAAATTGAATGTAAAAGTTTCAATTGATACATATAAGGCTCAGGTGGCAGAGGAAAGCTTAAAGTTAGGAG is a window from the Paraclostridium sordellii genome containing:
- the folE gene encoding GTP cyclohydrolase I FolE; its protein translation is MYSVDKSKIENAIRDILEAIGEDPNREGLLDTPSRVAKMYEEIFSGIHKDPREHLKILFQSEEHEELVLVKDIPFYSCCEHHLVPFFGKAHIAYLPKDGRLTGLSKLARVIEDLAKRPQLQERITKETADIIMQELKPYGVIVVLEAEHMCMTMRGVKKPGSKTITSAVRGIFEKDIAARAEAMSLINMR